In Rana temporaria chromosome 3, aRanTem1.1, whole genome shotgun sequence, a single window of DNA contains:
- the LOC120930732 gene encoding olfactory receptor 493-like — protein MVLEVFLVFFKPPFHTLWSLKKFGFIFRHYSQLCRTTHKGNVTTFFFLGFNNNAVYNLLLFTLVLIIYIVTMCGNSLIIMLVYYSKSLHSPMYFFLSQLSVSDIMLTTDIAPNMLNIVLHERTSISFSGCIFQFFCYSTIETFECYHLTVMSYDRYLAICSPLHYSSIMKQSLCIKLVLASWLLSCSLAFIITLGLCELEFCGQNVIDYFYCDFNPLLELSCSDTSKVQMEATLLCVPVMVLPFLLIVVSYTYIVVTLLKISSFSGRLKSFSTCSSHLIVVFIFYGTLNATYMIPKEGQSHTTSKIISLLYTVVTPLVNPLIYSLRNKDIKEMVNKVVYNQKL, from the exons ATGGTTTTAGAGGTCTTTCTTGTTTTCTTCAAGCCACCTTTCCACACTCTTTGGAGTCTCAAAAAATTTGGTTTCATCTTTCGCCATTACTCGCAGTTGTGCAGG ACCACTCATAAAGGTAATGTCaccactttcttttttttgggattCAATAACAATGCTGTATATAATCTGCTGCTCTTCACCTTGGTCCTTATTATATACATTGTGACAATGTGTGGAAACTCTTTGATCATCATGTTAGTATATTACAGCAAGTCCCTTCATTCTCCCATGTATTTCTTCCTCTCTCAACTCTCTGTATCTGACATCATGCTGACCACAGATATTGCTCCTAACATGTTAAATATTGTTCTACATGAGAGGACCTCCATATCTTTTTCTGGTTGCatatttcagtttttttgttaTTCTACAATAGAAACATTTGAGTGTTACCATCTGACAGTGATGTCCTATGACCGCTATCTAGCCATCTGCTCTCCTCTGCATTATTCCTCCATTATGAAACAATCACTTTGCATTAAACTAGTTCTTGCATCCTGGCTGTTGAGTTGTTCTTTAGCATTCATTATTACACTTGGCTTATGTGAACTAGAATTCTGTGGACAAAATGTTATTGACTATTTCTATTGTGATTTTAATCCTCTTCTTGAACTTTCTTGTTCAGATACATCCAAAGTTCAAATGGAAGCCACCTTGTTGTGTGTCCCTGTGATGGTATTACCCTTCCTTCTGATAGTGGTTTCATATACTTATATTGTTGTAACTCTGTTAAAGATATCCTCCTTTTCAGGAAGACTGAAATCCTTTTCTACTTGTAGCTCCCATCTCATTGTTGTGTTTATATTTTATGGAACCCTAAATGCCACATATATGATTCCAAAGGAAGGACAATCACACACCACCAGTAAGATAATATCCTTGTTGTACACGGTTGTTACTCCTTTAGTGAATCCATTAATATACAGCTTGAGGAATAAAGATATTAAAGAAATGGTAAACAAGGTTGTATATAACCAAAAGCTATAA